From Rhododendron vialii isolate Sample 1 chromosome 10a, ASM3025357v1, the proteins below share one genomic window:
- the LOC131303579 gene encoding F-box/LRR-repeat protein At3g58900-like — translation MESKLKKPRISMAACGDPSDKKDKISNLPDPILHYILSLSSPKTIDVVRTSVLGRRWRFLWNSIPYLDLDLENFFWPRLNNLVMDYGRLTEAFKGFINWVLINGSCDYKKFRLSCSDFYDAETVARWVIVATRRNVQELDLQFSPSNAFDLPYCLLTSKSLRVLKLNLFLHVLKLPRSIGFSRLTSLDLMLVELPDEQLPQKLFLNCPFLESLSLVSCVLNKLKVLDISAANLKFLTIDNNCMGLENSDAEYGLSKSKLKVSCPKLISFKYLGPLAQEYSLDNLSSLSYAFFYLIHGYEKTPFEEVGYLLCKALQGLYHATVLKLCMYFLEFLYCVLGEATCFSTPLSSLKSLTLRVGFDGCHMDVMIHLLKYSPNLEALTLVFDENEEFDNWNLKHEDIPCLTYHLKMVELIKFEGNKSLLQLVSFFLKNGHVLEKFIITWAECEETSMEISETILGFHMSSANVEVIFLEPKLRVDFFSV, via the exons ATGGAATCAAAGCTAAAAAAACCCAGAATTTCCATGGCAGCATGTGGTGATCCAAGcgataaaaaagataaaatcaGCAATTTGCCCGATCCGATTTTACATTATATACTATCGTTGTCATCCCCAAAAACCATCGATGTCGTAAGAACAAGTGTATTGGGGCGACGGTGGAGGTTCTTGTGGAATTCAATCCCTTATCTGGACCTTGATTTGGAAAACTTTTTCTGGCCTCGGCTTAACAATTTGGTTATGGATTATGGGCGATTGACCGAGGCTTTCAAAGGTTTTATCAACTGGGTTTTGATAAATGGGTCCTGTGACTATAAAAAGTTTCGCCTTTCTTGTTCAGATTTCTATGATGCAGAGACAGTTGCGCGGTGGGTTATTGTTGCCACACGGCGCAATGTCCAAGAGCTTGATCTACAGTTTAGCCCTTCTAATGCATTTGATTTGCCCTATTGTCTCCTGACTAGTAAATCTTTGCGCGTGTTGAAGTTGAATTTGTTCCTTCATGTTCTAAAGTTGCCTCGTTCCATTGGATTTAGCAGGTTAACTTCTCTTGATCTCATGTTGGTAGAGTTACCGGATGAGCAATTGCCTCAAAAGCTTTTCTTGAACTGTCCCTTTCTAGAGAGTTTAAGTTTGGTTAGTTGTGTTCTGAACAAGCTCAAGGTTCTTGATATCTCTGCTGCTAATCTCAAGTTTTTAACTATAGATAACAATTGTATGGGCTTGGAGAACAGTGACGCAGAATACGGCTTAAGTAAGAGCAAGCTTAAGGTTTCGTGCCCGAAACTAATTTCCTTCAAGTACTTGGGTCCTCTGGCGCAAGAATACTCTCTGGATAACCTATCATCTTTAAGCTATGCTTTTTTTTACTTGATACATGGCTATGAGAAAACACCATTTGAAGAAGTTGGTTACCTTCTGTGTAAGGCACTCCAGGGTCTTTACCATGCAACAGTATTGAAACTATGCATGTACTTCTTGGAG TTTCTTTATTGTGTGCTTGGTGAAGCAACATGCTTTTCAACACCACTTTCTAGTCTCAAGTCCTTAACACTGCGTGTTGGATTTGATGGATGCCACATGGACGTCATGATCCACTTGCTCAAGTACTCCCCCAATCTAGAGGCTCTAACATTGGTTTTTGACGAG AATGAAGAGTTCGATAACTGGAATTTGAAGCACGAGGATATTCCATGCTTGACGTATCATCTCAAGATGGTTGAGCTGATTAAATTTGAAGGTAACAAGAGTCTCTTGCAGTTAGTAAGTTTCTTCCTAAAGAATGGGCATGTGTTGGAGAAATTCATCATTACTTGGGCTGAATGTGAAGAGACATCAATGGAGATTAGTGAGACTATATTGGGATTTCACATGTCCTCTGCAAATGTTGAAGTAATATTCCTGGAACCCAAGTTACGTGTCGACTTCTTTTCTGTATGA